Below is a genomic region from Neorhizobium galegae.
GGCGTCGATGGCGGCCGTAACGGCATGGGTGACGCAATCAGTATCAACCTCTCCGGAGGGCCGATCGTCACCGCGACCGCTGAAAACTGCTTCATCCATGAACCCGAGCAATTCGAGTATCTCGGATGGTTGCGGGCCTACCTCAACAGCGGGGTGCGATTCATCAACGTGCCGCTGCTGAACGACTGGTATGGCCCGTTTCCCATCATTGGCGGAGTGCCGACGCCGATCGTCGCGGGCATTCCGCATTCGGATGGAAGCCTGTTCTCGGATGAGTCCGGATATTCGCAGGCGACGGTCTGGGGGCAGGTCATGGAGGATGCAGCCCAGTACGCCGGGATCGTCCGTATCCGCGTCTATAACCCAGCGCGGCCGTTGCGACACAACGACTGGTTCTCGATCTACCACGATATCAAGGGATGGCGCGCCTACAGCTACTGGGATGTCCTCGATCGTTATGATGATGGCGTCGAGACGATCGGCGGGTATGAATTTCCGTTTCAGGAATACCGCTTGGCGCTCGACGTGCCGCTCCGCGCTCCCGTCCTCGCCGGGACGCGGATCGAACTGGCCCGCCCGATGTGCGTCATGAAGTTTCCGATGGGCTTCACCCTGCCGACCGATATCGAAGGGTTCTATCAATCGAACCCTACGCTGCAATTTACTGAGGGCAAATGATGGACTTCGTTCCCGAAAACATCATCGAGGAAATGCGTGGCAGTCATACCCTCGGCATTTTCATGCATGTGGCGACCGAGCCGCCGCTCCATGTCTGGTTCGGCGCGGAGGATATTCCGGCCAATTTCGACAGCATCGACGACGACGGCGCGGTGTATCTGGGCGGCGGCATCCTGAACGGCATGCCGACGCTCGAAGTGCTGCTCAACGGCGCATCCGACGCGGTTGATTTCAGCCTCTCCGGGATCGATCCCGATACTGGTCGGGCCATGATCGAAAGCCTTCCGCCAATCCGTGGCAAGCAGGTGACGATCGGGCTTACGACGCTGGATGACTATTTCCAGCCGATGAGCGCAATCATTCCATTCTGGCAGGGGCGGGCTTCGCACACGGTCGAGGAGTCGCTACCGGTCAAGTCCGGGCAATCGCCGACGCTGACGCTCAGTCTGTCGGTGATGGCGGGCGACGCAGCGCGGTCGCGGCCGTCACGGTCGCTGTGGTCGCAGCCACATCAGGAGGCGATCTCGTCGACCGATAAATTCTGCAATGAGACGTCTCGCCTCGCGGCTGCCGTGCAGCCGGCGTGGGGCCTCGGATACTGACATGGACATCCACGAATTCATCCGCCTGCCACACAGGTTCATGTGGGGCGGCGACGGCAAGCCGCATCCTGCCGATCCGCACGGGCGGAACTATAACGACTGCACGACGATTTGCGCCACCTGGGTTGAGATCCTGACAGGAATCGATCCTGCGGCCGATCTTCGCGGCACCTATCGGACGGCCGAAGCAGCGCACGCCATAATCGAGGATGCCGGCGGCCACGTCGCATTCATGGAAGCGCGCCTTCTGCCCTTGGGGTTCAAGCGCGTCCAGAACCCGATGGATGGCGATATCGGCTGCGTCAGCGCTCCGGCCGGGGTCGAGGGGAATTTTGCCGTGGTTGGGGCGATCCGATTCGGGCCGCTGTGGCTCTCGCTCGGCCCGGCTGGCCTGGTGGGAAAGCATCTGCCGACAATCGCGGCCTGGAGGCTTGCGGCGTGAAAATCAGGAGCGTCCACGAGAACCTGCCGAGCGAAGAGATCGAGATCCGGGTGCGGGAGATAGATCTCTATTCGAACACCCGCATACCGACACCGCCGCGGCGCGACCCGATCTTCACGCCGCTGTTCACGGCTATTTTGGGTGCTGGCGGCCTTGGTCTTTCCGGTACCGCGCTCTCAGTTGGCGTCGGTGTCGCGTCGGCGATCGCGACGACGGCACTGACGATCGGCCTTCAGGCGCTGATGGCGCCGAAGCCGCCGAAGCCCGAAAAGGGCAAACTTCCGATGCAGCAGCCGATCCCGCACAGGATCTTCGGCTACGGCCGTAATCAGACCGCCGGCGCATTCATGCTCTGGGCGGTTGAAGGTCCGAATCTGCATTCCGTCCAGGCGCTTCGTGGGCACAGGATCAAGTCGTTCAACCGTTTTTGGCTGCATGACGACGAGGTTTATGTTCCTGTCGGAGGTGGAGCCATTTCCTCTGGCACCGAACGATATGCGCCAAACGTCGCCATAAGTTATCGCCTTGGGCTACCGACCGGCATTCCCTACGCTTCCGCCGTTGCTGCGTTCGCTGGAGTTGGACTATGGACAAACAGCCACCGGGGAGACGGGCAGGCATCCATTTATATGGTTGCGTCCGCCACGCGTCAAAAAGATCAGAACAAGCTCTTCCCCTACGGCGCCCCGCTGCTCAAGGTCGAGACGGACGATGCATTATGCTGGGATATGCGCGACCCCACGCAGAACCCGGCCGATCCGAGCACCTGGAAGTGGACCCAGAACACAGTGCTGCAGATCATCCACTGGCGGTGTTTTTCCGAGTTCGGCTACAAGCGAGATTACCAGAAGGCGATCCTTCCCGTGCTCGATTACTGGATCGAGGAGGCGAACATCTGCGACGAGGATGTTCCGCTCGCGGCCGGCGGAGCGGAGAAGCGCTACCAGAGCAATGTCTGGGACACGACGGAGAATGACCCCAAGGCAGTACTGAACGCACTCTTGGCCGCTTGCGACGGGCACCTGGTGATCCGTGGCGATGGTTCGGAAATATTAACGGTAGGCAAATTCAGGGAGAGCCGCTGCGCAACACTGACCGATGAAGACATCCTCGGCTATCGGAAAGAGAACGACGTTCTTCCGGAAGATGAGATCAACCGTCTGGTGCCGACCTTCAACTATCCGGCGACCGGATACACGACGACCGATACCGACTATTTCGAGGACGTTGATGCCCAGATCGATGCCGGACGAGTTCTGTCCGTGCAGGCCGATTATGGAGCTGTGCAGCAGTGGCGACAGGCCCGTCGCCTGGGATCGAGGGAATGGAAGAGATCTCAGCAGAAGGTTCGAGGGACCTTGAACATTGGCCTATGCGGTATGAATGCGGCTTATGCTCGATGGGTCAGAGTGCTGGCGCCAATCCGGCTTCCGGGTCTCTATGGAAAGCTAATCGAAAACCGACGGTCGGTTCTCGCGCCGGCGCAAGGCGGGTTTACGATGGATTTCATCCAGCATCCGGATGATATCGACGCATGGAATCCTTCCGTCGACGAGGGAAAGCAGCCCAATGTTCCGGGCGTACCGAATGTGATCGGCGTCGTGACCCCTGTCATCAATCTGGTGCAGGCCAGGCCGAACGGGCAGAGCGTCTATATCCGCGTCGTTATTCTTGATCCGGAGGATGCAAGCCTGACGCCTGTCGTGAGGTATCGCCTTGCAGACAATGGCACGGGAAGCCCAGGAGCTTGGATCGAGCAGCAATTCGCTGATGCGACAGCTGTTGGCGGTTTCGTCGAACTGAATACTTCTGTCGTGCCCACTGACAAACTGCTCGATATCCAGGCGCAGTTCCTTTCTTCGGGAGGCGCTCCTGGCAACTGGTCCATCACGGCAAACATCACCTCGACCGTGGATGCAGTGCCGCCTGGTACTCCAACCAATATGACCGCGCCAAACAGTGTTACGACAGTCCCGGTCAGTGCGAAGGCGGCAAACGACAATACTCGTTATCTGATCTTCAGGCGGGGCACGACTGGCCAGACTTTCGCGGCCGCTACGCTAATCGGCCGCTACTCCGTTAACGCCAACCAGGTGATCTCGTTCAACGATACCCCTGGGGTAGGTACCTGGAAATACTGGTGCGGCGCGGAGAATATCTCCGGCGTTCCTTCAACCGCTCAAGCATCCGCAACGACGGTTGTGACCTAAAACAGACAGAGCCACAAAACATCCAATATCGACTTTCGCTGCGAGCGGGAGCGATTTTTCATGAGGTAATCATGCCGCTGAACCCTAGCCCTCAGGTTGTTCTTGCAGACGGGCCGTCCTCCAGCCCGCATCAGCCATCTAAGTCCGATCTCCGTAAGATTTGGACTCAGGTCGAGCAGGCCATTGACGCATATTCTGCTGGTGCAGGATCTATCGCTAAGCAGACGCTGGCGCAGCTCAACGCTGATCTGGCGCATGCGGCAGACGTTACTGCATGGGTTTTCGCTGATAGCACGGTTGCCAACAATGGCATCTATCGGAAGTCTGGAGCGTCAGGTATCGGGTCGTGGACACGCATCCTCGATCTACCCTTCAGCTTCATCATCGCGACTGACGTTGGCGCAGGCACGCCTGATGCAATCCAGGCAGTGACGCCAATTCCCGTGTCGGCCTCGGCCCTTGTGGTGCTGTTCGTCTTTGAAACCAATATCGGCAGCCCGGTCACCGTTTCTTTCAATGGTGCTTCGCCGCTGACAATCAAGACGCGCAGCAACGAGAATGTAGCTGTCGGCGGCCTGACGTCGGGTCCGATCATCGGCTTGGTTCAAGGCTCGAACTTTCGTTTATTGAACGATGAAGCGATCGCGGCTCTGATCTACGCAGCGAGGGATGCTGCTGAAGCTGCGAGAGATGCCGCGGCGGCATCCGCCGCTATAGCATCGGGCTTGGCTTCAGCCTTTATCATTGCTGAAAATACGTTCGCTTCACGCACTGTCGCGATGGCTTGGCACCCGGTCGCTGCCCCCGATTATATTCGAACTGCGGGCTATGCCGTCGCCGGTGACTGGGGTGCCGCACTTTACAAGAAGGTCGGTAGCCAGCCATCGCACGATGGGAAGTTTTCCATCACTCTCTCTGGCGGCGGTGTGGTCTGGTATGAAATCGCCGATGCGACCTTGACGCCGCAGATGTTCGGCGCCGTGATCGGCGGGGTAACGGACTGCGCCACCGCGATCAACGCAGCCGTCCAGACGGTCAACGGGCGGGGCGGTGGCGTTATATTCTTCCCCGCCGGCAGCTATCTGGTCGGCTCTTCGATAAATTTGACCGGGTGCTCCAATATCACTCTCAGGGGTGTTGGTTGGGGCAGCAAAATCGTAGCTTCGGCTGCGCTCAACGCCTCCGATAACTTGACGAAAAACGATATTATTACAGCCCTGAACTTCTCTGGGCCCGTCACCTCCAGCGCGGGGTATCCGCAAAAGAACATCGTGATTTCGGATCTGCAGCTAGATGGATCGTTGCAGAGCGTAGGCGGTCTCCCGGTGGGAGCGGTCGTCGGGTATTCCCTCGCGGGCATCGAGTTTCTGAACGTCGATTTCGCGATCGTCGAGCGGGTCAAATTCGTCGGCTGCTTTGGCAACGGCCTCGTTTTTGGCACGCAAAACCCGCGTCAGAAGAATGGTGCCTTCCAGAACGGTGTCCGTGGATGCCGGGCGCGCGACAACGTTTTTGAGAGCTGTGTCCGTGGCCTCCTGCCGCAATATGCGACGGCCACAGCGCCGGGTGGCATCACAGGCAGCGTCATTCAAATCGGGTCATCGCTCGATGGGGTCATTGAAAACAACCTTATCCTCAACCCAGGTGGTCCGGCGATCGACATATTCAACGCCGAAGGGGCATCGATCAAGCACAACAGCATCATCGGCGCGGCCATCACTCCGGTGGGTGCATCTCCGCTCAACGCGACTTTCTACCAGCAATCGATTGGCACGATCCGTTCGGACTTTGGCCTGGTCAACTGCTCGATCGAAGACAATGTCTTCGACAAGTGCGGTGGCATCCTGCTCAACGGGTACATGGGCTTGAATTTCTTCAACGACAATATCCCGACGACTGGCCCTGTTGGCTGCACCATCAATGGCAATAAGATGCGGGAGCCTACGGGTCGCATTCAGATTGCTGCGCCAACGCTAGGGGCTTCGGGCGCTCAATACGACTGGACATATTCACAGGCAGGGCGCGTTGTTCTTATCGGTGGCACTGGTGTTTCCGTCACACGTCGGCGTGGGACTGATGGCAGTTTCGTCGCCCAGACGCTCGGTGCTGACGCGAGCTTTCCGGTTGCCTCCGGTGACGCCTACAAGCTCACCTACACGACGGCCCCGGGGGTGGTCTGGTATCTGACGCCAAACATTTTCGAGCCGGCCATTAGAGTTATGGGCGGATCGATTTCCGGCACGTCGGGACAGGCGCAGCGAAATATCATCAAGGGCAATATCATTTTCAACGCTGGCCGCTATGGCATCAATTTGATTGATGCATACGACACCGTCGTAGAGGGAAACGTGATCGAGAATGTCGGGCTCGCTGAAACAGGCATGAGCTTCATCGTTATGGAAAAC
It encodes:
- a CDS encoding DUF6950 family protein — its product is MDIHEFIRLPHRFMWGGDGKPHPADPHGRNYNDCTTICATWVEILTGIDPAADLRGTYRTAEAAHAIIEDAGGHVAFMEARLLPLGFKRVQNPMDGDIGCVSAPAGVEGNFAVVGAIRFGPLWLSLGPAGLVGKHLPTIAAWRLAA
- a CDS encoding glycosyl hydrolase family 28-related protein, with amino-acid sequence MPLNPSPQVVLADGPSSSPHQPSKSDLRKIWTQVEQAIDAYSAGAGSIAKQTLAQLNADLAHAADVTAWVFADSTVANNGIYRKSGASGIGSWTRILDLPFSFIIATDVGAGTPDAIQAVTPIPVSASALVVLFVFETNIGSPVTVSFNGASPLTIKTRSNENVAVGGLTSGPIIGLVQGSNFRLLNDEAIAALIYAARDAAEAARDAAAASAAIASGLASAFIIAENTFASRTVAMAWHPVAAPDYIRTAGYAVAGDWGAALYKKVGSQPSHDGKFSITLSGGGVVWYEIADATLTPQMFGAVIGGVTDCATAINAAVQTVNGRGGGVIFFPAGSYLVGSSINLTGCSNITLRGVGWGSKIVASAALNASDNLTKNDIITALNFSGPVTSSAGYPQKNIVISDLQLDGSLQSVGGLPVGAVVGYSLAGIEFLNVDFAIVERVKFVGCFGNGLVFGTQNPRQKNGAFQNGVRGCRARDNVFESCVRGLLPQYATATAPGGITGSVIQIGSSLDGVIENNLILNPGGPAIDIFNAEGASIKHNSIIGAAITPVGASPLNATFYQQSIGTIRSDFGLVNCSIEDNVFDKCGGILLNGYMGLNFFNDNIPTTGPVGCTINGNKMREPTGRIQIAAPTLGASGAQYDWTYSQAGRVVLIGGTGVSVTRRRGTDGSFVAQTLGADASFPVASGDAYKLTYTTAPGVVWYLTPNIFEPAIRVMGGSISGTSGQAQRNIIKGNIIFNAGRYGINLIDAYDTVVEGNVIENVGLAETGMSFIVMENSFDQAATGCQEIGIIGNSFIDSRSPKFASSNVVDVRVGATVRTVKNRVMNNRLEATIAASLLNLNQDNYISGNFGPGWKSPVLSSPAVPASNAELLNPFPYDCDVIILGGTVTAIAKGPALATQVYGATGGLCRVRQGEVIKITYSAAPTVFNWFAA